The DNA region ATGGAGGCGGCGGCCACCGTACGGCCGTGGAAGCCGCCGTGGCAGACGATGACGTTGGGGCGGCCGGTGGCCTGGCGGGCCAGCCAGAAGAGGACTGGAAGCCAGGGCGGCATCGGTGCGCGCGGCCCGCAAGGCGTTCGCACTCGAAGCCATGGCAGTACTCGACAGGGTCCACCCATGCGGGAGGATGCCTTCGGCCCAACATACACCCGGTCCCGGACGCCCGCCCGGATCGACAAACCGCCGCCCGGCAGGGCAGCACGCCACGACGTCGGACGCGTCCTCGCCACCGGCGAGGCCTACACCCGCCCTGCCCACCACCGGAAAGGCAGCATGCCACGGCGCACGGGAAAGAAGGCGTTCCCGCCGACGGATAGGGTCCCTACATGCAGACGGGTGAGTTACTCGGCTCCGGCCGCAGCGCGGACGTGTTCGCCATCGATGATCACTGGGTCCTTCGCCGATACCGCGACGGCGGCGACGTCACCGCCGGAGCAGCCGTGATGGCCTACCTCGCGGAGCACGGGTATCCGGTGCCCCGTCTCCGGGGCCCGGCCGGCGCCGGACACCGCACGGAGCCGCGGACCGACCTGGTGATGCAGCGGCTGCACGGCCCATCCATGCTTCAGGCACTGCTGCAGGGCACAATCACGGCCGAGGAAGCAGGAGCGAGACTCGCCGACCTGCTGCACCGCTTGCATTCGGTTCCCGCACGGGTCTCCGTCGATCCCGCCAACCGGATTCTCCACCTCGACCTGCACCCAGACAATGTGATGATCACCTCGGGAGGGCCCGTGGTGATCGACTGGTGCAATACCGAGGAAGGGCCACCTGGGCTGGACTGGGGAATGTCGGCCCTGATCCTGGCGCAGGTCGCCGCCGGCAACACGGCCATGGCAGCGCCGGTCCGGGCAGTACTCGCTTCACTGCTCACATGCCTCGGCCCCACGATGGCCATGGGCAACACCGACTCCGGATGCCTTACGGAAGCCAGGACGAGACGTGCGGCCGACCCTTCAATGAGCGAAAGCGAGACTCATCTTCTCGATGACGCCATGGACTTGATAACTGAGCTGACGCCCGCCCGACCTTAAGACGTTGTCTCACGTGGCAAGTTCCTCGGCTTCTTGCAGCTCAGGGCACTGGCCATGGCCAGACTTCGGCTCTTCCGATCGTTGCAGTCCACGCACGGGATCTTGAGGCCGCGAGTAGCCCATGGCAGGCTCATGCCGCATGATCGGTGAATTCGCGAAGGACAACCTGCACGGGAGACTGCGGCGGGACCGCGAAGCGCTGCTCTGGAAGCTCGGCGGCTTGTCCGAATACGACGCCCGCCGACCGTTGACAGTGACCGGGAGCAACCTCCTTGGCCTGGTCAAACACGTGGCCAGCGTCGAGGCCAGGTACTTTGGCGAGGTCTTCGACCGCCCTTTCCCGGAACCGCTGCCCCGGTGGCAAGACCACGACGGCAGCGATCTGTGGGCGACTGAGGGCGAGACCCGCGATCAGATCATCGAGTTCTACCGGCGCACGTGGGAACACTCGGACGCGACGATCAACGAGCTTCTCCTCGATGCCCCCGGCCACGTGCCCTGGTGGCCGGATCCCCATTCCAACACGAACCTGTTCGCCGTCATGGTCCACGTCCTCGGCGAGACCAACCGGCATGCCGGGCACGCCGACATCCTTCGCGAAGGCGTAGACGGCCGAACCGGGATGCGCCCCGAACATGAGATGCAGATCGATGAGGAAGCCCGCGCCGCCTACTACGCGAAGATCGAGCAGGCCGCCAGATCGGCCGCCTCGGCCAGAGCATAGAGGTCTGCGCCACGTGACTTGAGGTCCGAGCGGCATGATGGCGGCCGTGAGGGCTGATCTGTCGAAGCGTCTGGTTGATGAGCTCTGGGAGCTGGTCGCCCCGCTACTGCCGTCGTTCGCGGCTCGACCGCAAGGTGGCGGGACCGCTCCGCGTGAACGAGCGGGCGGTGTTCACGGCTATGGCGTACATACTGAGGAGTGGGTGTGCGTGGCGGTATCTGCCGGAATCGTTCGGTGTATCGCCTGGCGGCGTAGCCGGCGACGATCACGGGGTCGCGGATGTCGTTGTCCAGGCCGCGGAAGCCGAGGTCGGCCAGCGCCCCGAGGCCAGCGGCGCGGAGGTGGGCCAGGATGCGGTCGTGGCGGGCGGCGGTGTTGTCGTGGGTGCGGCCGGGTCGGGCGGCGGATATCCAGATCAGGCGACCGTTCTCGTCGGTCAGGGCGAGGAAGTGCAGGCCATGGCTGCGGTGCTTCCCGGAATAGTTCCGCCGGTCGGCCTCCCGGTTTGGCGTCTGGTGCGGATGAGGGTGCCGTCGATCAGGACCACCTCCCCGCCCTGCCTGGCGACCTGCCTCAGGGCACGGTTCAGGCACGGCGCCTGGGCGGCGAGCAGTCCGATCAGCTCGTCGCGCCAGCGGCGGACGGTGGACTCGGACACGTCGTTGCCGCCGGCCATGTCGGCCAAGCGCTGGTCGTGACACAACACGGCCAGGACGATCACCGCGATCTTCCCCGGCGATCGCCGCGTCCCTCGCCGTGGGCGTAGTGCTCGGCGCGGTCGGCCGATGGCGCCGAGCACGACTGGCCAAGACCGGTCAGCCGACGATGGGCTCGTCGGCGAGGTAGGGCGGCGCGGGCTCGTACTGGATGTGCCGGCGCACCGCGCGGGCGTGCTCGCGCCCGTGCAATCGGCCCACCAGCCACAGGGCGCTGTCAATTCCGGCGGACACGCCCTGGCTGGTGATCAGGTTGCCGTCCACGACGTAACGGGCGTCGCGGACGACGGTGACGTCACCGTGCGCCTCGAGCGCCTCTTCGTAGCTCCAGTGGGTGGCGACGCGTCGCCCGCGCGCGGGCCCGGCGGCGTGCATGAGCACCGCGCCGGTGCACACGCTGCTGACCCAGGAGACCTGTGCCGCGGTCTTGGCGATCCAGTCGGTGAGGACAGGGTTGTGCGGCTCTGTCTCGCGAGCCCCGCGTCCACCTGGGACCAGCAGCACATCGAGGGGCGGGTGATCGCCGAATGCGTGGTCGGGCAGGACGCGCATGCCCTTGCTGCAGCGCACGGGCACGGACTTTTCGGAGATCAGGACGGCGGTGTCCACACCGCCGCGCAGCATCGAGGACACGGTGAACACCTCCCAGGGGCCGACGAAGTCCAGCTCCTCGGCATCGTTGAAGATCAGCAGCCCGTAGGTGGTCACGAATGCTCCTGTTGCAGTTCCGCATGGGCGGTGGTGGTGGACCGGAACCGCGCCCGGTAATCGGAGGGCGCGATGCCCAAGTGACGGTGGAAGGAGCGGCGCAGCGTCTCGGCGGTGCCGAACCCGCAGTGCCGCGCAATGGCCTCGACCGGGTCGTCGCCCTCGGCGAGCGCGCGCTGGGCGGCCTCGACACGTACACGCTCCACGTACGAGGCGGGCGGCGTGCCCAGTTCGGCGGTGAACCGGCGCTGCAGATGACGCGGGCTCAGCCGCGCGCTCTGCGCCAGGTCGGCGATTCCGTGCCGGGCGCTGGGGTCGGCGTGTATGGCCGACACCGCGGCACGGATCGGGTCGGTCGCGGGCTCTTTCGACCACAGTGCCACGCTGAACTGGGACTGACCGCCGGGCCTGCGCAGGAACATGACCATCTCGCGGGCGACGGCATGGGCGACGCCCCGCCCCAGATCGTCCTCGACGAGCGCGAGGGCGAGATCCATCCCGGCGGTGACACCGGCCGACGTCCACACATGCCCGTCCCGGATGAAAATGGGCTCGCAGTCGACCTCAACACCCGGATGTTCGCGGATAAGTTGCGCCTCGCGGGCCCAGTGGGTGGTGACCCTGCGCCCGTCGAGGAGTCCGGCGGCAGCCAGCAGGAACACCCCGCTGCACACCGAGGTGACGCGGCGGGCACTCGCCCCGACGTCTCGGATCCACCCAGTCAGCTCCTCATCGAGGCGCGCTTGGTCGACTCCCTTGCCACCGGCCACAACCAGAGTGTCGACACCCTCGGGATCCACCTCATGCACCCCGTACCCGGCGTGGACAGGAAGCCCACTCGCCGCCGGTACCGGCCCGGAACGAGGCGCCACTACCAGGCGGCGATAACCTCCGGCCAGCTGCCCGGCATGCTGGAACACCTCGTGCGGGCCGACAAGGTCGAGAGGCTGAAACCCCTCGTAGATCACGAAAGCAATGCTGCGCTCCTTCACGCCTCCACCCTCGGGGTTCGGCGTGATGGCGTCTACGACACACACCCCACAGATTGCGCCGAAGCGAGCTGCTGAAGATCGGGGGCAGCAGCGGCGACCGTCACAGGAAACCTCAGGTCCCTCGCCCAGCCGCGCCGGATCACTGCCGCATTGACGCACCTCGACTTCACCGCTGGCAGACGATCTACTCCCCAGACTGCTGCCCACGACCAGCACAAGCACCCCGAAAGCCCGTCACACCAGCCCTTTGACCAGCGACTTCAAGTTGGCGGAGGCTCACTCCCGGCCGCCGTACCGGTGTGCATCGTGGTGCGCGGGACTGTAAATCGTTCGGTGTAACTCCCGATCATGGAAGATGCATCGATGACCAGCAACAACATGCCTGAGGCCGAGTCCGTCGAGCCGTCTGAAGCGGCGCCAGCGAAGTCTGTGGACGACCAGCTGATCGACGAGCTGGTGGGCCGGGCTCAGGCCGAGGGCCTTCAGCTGACCGGCGAGGGCGGGCTGCTCCAGCAGCTGACCAAGCGGCTTCTGGAGTCCGCTCTCGAGGGCGAGATCACCGACCATCTCGGCTATGGCAAGCATGATCCGGCCGGGAAGAACGGCGGCAACTCACGCAACGGCACCCGTGCCAAGACCGTGCTCACCGACGTCGGCCCGGTCGAGATAGCCGTTCCCCGCGACCGGGAAGGCAGCTTCGAGCCGAGGATCGTCAAGAAGCGGCAGAAACGCCTGACCGGCGTTGACGAGATGGTCATCTCGCTCGCTGCGAAGGGCCTGACGACCGGTGAGGTCCAGGCTCACCTGGCGGAAGTCTATGGAGCCGACGTATCCCGCCAGACGATCTCCACGATCACCGACAAGGTCCTGGACGGCATGGCCGAGTGGCAGAACCGCCGCTCGACGCCGCTTGAGTTCCATTGGTGGTTGCGAACGCTCTGAGTAGAAGGACGTACGCATGCCAAGGTTTGCCCCCAACAAGCTGCCGAGTGCGATGAAGAAGCGGTACTTCGAGCTGCTGCGCGAGGGCTAAGGGGCAGCAGCAGCCCGCGTGGTCGGGGTGTCCACCAGCTGCGGGTCGCTGTGGTTCATCGATGCTGGCAGCGTGATCGTTCCGGACCCTGGCCCGATATCCCCGCGCTTCCTGACGCAGGATGACCGCATCGCCATCGCCGACGGCCTCCAGGCGCGGCTACCGGTCAAGGAGATCGCGGCCTCGATCGGCAAGAGCTTCCAGACCGTCTACCGGGAGATCACGCGAGGCGGCAAGCCCGATGGCCGCTACCAGCCCTGGTGGGCCCACAACCAGGCTCTGCTTCGGCGCCAGCGCCCCAAGACGGAGAAGATCCAGGCGAGCGAGCCGCTTCGGACGGTCGTCCGCGAGAAGCTGACCGAGAAGTGGTCACCACAGCAGATCGCACGCTTCCTCACCCGCACCTACCCGAGGGATCGGTCAATGCGGGCCTGCCCGGAGACGATCTACCGCGCCCTCTTCGCCGGCCAGTTGGGCAGCAGGCCCGGCAAGCTTCGCACCGGCCGCGTCCGCCGCAAACCACAGCGCAGAGGCGTCCCCACCGCCAACAAGATCAAGAACATGACACTGATCCATCAACGGCCCGCTGAAGTCAACAACCGTATGACTCCTGGCCATTGGGAAGGGGATCTCATCATCGGACGCGGCCAGGGCTCGGCGATCGGCACCCTCGTGGAACGGACGACCCGCTACGTCCAGCTCATCCACCTACCCCACGGCTGGAAGGCTCCCCAAGTCCGCAACGCACTCATCACCCAGACCGCCGGCATACCGCCCGAGCTGCGGAAGACACTCACCTGGGATCAAGGCCGCGAGCTGACTCTCCACGAGCAAATCGAGGCGCTCACCGGCTTCCGGATCTACTTCTGCGACCCGCACTCGCCCTGGCAACGCGGGACGAACGAGAACACCAACGGACTGCTGCGGCAGTACTTCCCCAAGGGCAGTGACCTGTCCGTTCACACCGCCCGCGACCTCCGCGAAGTAGCTCGGCAACTGAACAACCGACCGCGTCTCGTGCTCGGTGACAAGACCCCCATTGAGGCCATGAGAGGATGGCTCATAGGGCCACTGACCAGCTGATTCGCAATTACTGATGGAAACCGCCCCGTCTATCCGGTGGTCTTCATCGACGCGATCCACGTGAAGATCCGCGACGGCGCCGTCGCCAACCGTCCCATCTACGTGGCCCTGGCCGTCACCGTTGAGGGCCGGCGGGAGATCCTCGGGCTGTGGGCCGGCGACGGCGGTGAGGGCGCCAAGCACTGGATGCACATCCTCACCGAGATCAAGAACCGCGGCGTGAACGACGTGCTGATGCTGGTCTGCGACGGGCTCAAGGGCCTGCCCGAGGCGGTCGAGACGGTCTGGTCAAAGACGATCGTGCAGACCTGCGTGGTGCACCTGCTGCGGAACTCCTTCCGCTATGCCGCCCGCCAGGACTGGGACAAGATCGCCAAGCTCCTCAAGCCCGTCTACACAGCGCCGACCGAGGAGGCCGCCCTGGAGCGGTTCGCGGAGTTCGCCGGCGCCTGGGGCCGGAAGTATCCGGCGATCGTGCGGCTCTGGGAGAACGCGTGGGAAGAGTTCACCCCGTTCCTCCGCTTCGACACCGAGATCCGCCGGATCGTCTGCACGACCAACGCCATCGAGTCCGTCAACGCCAGGATCCGTCGGGCGGTCAAAGCCCGCGGTCACTTCCCCAACGAGCAGGCCGCGTTGAAGTGCGTCTACATGGCGATCATGTCGCTCGATCCCACCGGAAAGGGCCAGGCTCGCTGGACCATGCGCTGGAAGACCGCACTGAACGCCTTCGACATCACCTTCGACGGCCGCCTCTCCGCAGCCCGTCAATAACCCTCAACAACCCCAGTTACACCGCTCGTTTGACAGACCCGCCCAGCGCCGTATCGAGTGGTCGTGTCCGGGTTTCATGACTCTGTCCGGGTTGCAGCAGTGGCTGGTGACCTCGCCGCTGCCGGCCCGCGGCCGCCGCTCTCCGACCAGGGCTGCGCCCCGCTACCGTTCGCAGGGCACGGCGAACGCGGTGATGACGGCGGTTGCGGACTTCTTGCGCTTCGGCGCACTGCACGGCTGGGTCCCCGCGCAGACGGCCGGCTTGCTGCCGGAGCCGAAGTTCCTGCGGTTCTTGCCGGCCGGTTACGACGCCGGCGAGCGTGGCCAGTGGCGTCAGGTTCAGGTATCGGCCTTTCGTTTCCAGGTCAGCGAACCCGGCTACGAGGACCTGTCCCCGCAGCAGATCCGCCGCATGATCGCGGATACGCCCAGAGCGCGTGACCGTTTCCTCATCGCGCTGCTCGCCGCGACCGGCCTGCGGATCGGGGAGGCCCTGGGCCTGCGCCAGGAAGATCTGCACTTCCTGGCCTCGTCACGTTCCCTTGGCTGCCCGGTGGAGGGCCCGCATCTTCATGTGCGGCGCCGCACCGACAACCCGAATGGGGCCCTGGCCAAGTCCCGACACCCCCGCTGCCTTCCCGTCACCCCCGACAACGTCGCCTTCTACACCGACTACCAGCACGAACGGAACCCGGTGGCCGCGGCGGCCGAGACAGGCATGGTGTTCGTGAACCTCTTCCGCCCGCCGCTGGGCCGTGCCATGACCTACCCGAACGCCAAGAACGTCTTCGACCGTCTGGCCCGCCGCGCCGGGCATCCGGCGCGGCCGCACATGCTGCGCCACTCCGCGGCCACCCACTGGCTGCGTGAGGGAGTGGACCGGGACGTGGTGCAAAAGCTGCTGGGTCACGCCTCGCCGCTGTCCATGGACCGCTACCGCCACGTCGATGAGTCCGAGACCCGGGCGGCTGTCGACCGGGCCCAGGCATGACGGGAGGACCAGTGAGCACGGCTGGTGCGCCTGCCGTCGCACGTCCCGCACCGACGAGGGCCACGAAGAAGTCGTGGGAGAGGTGGTTGCGTGCCCACATCGATCCCGCGTGGCGGCCGGGGGAGTGGGACAGCGTCAGATGGCTGTTCACCGGAGACCTTGACAACCCGCGCACCTCGTCCTCCCGGTGCCGCACCCGCCGCTGCGACGTGATCGTGCGTGCTCAGGAGACGTTCTGTACCTATTGCTCGGACCAGCGCAGAAAGAGCGGCCTGCCGCGGGAAGAGTTCGCCGCTACCTTCACTCCCGCGCGCTCCAAATCCCTGCCTCTGGCGGTCGTAGGCCCGTGCACGCTCACCCGTGACGGCGCGCGGTGTGTACGGCCCCAGGTGTCGGGAGGCCTGTGCGCTGCCCACAGCAGCTCCCGCAAGTACCACAAGGCAAGGGGTACGTTCGAACGCTGGCTCCGTGAGCGCGCTATTCCCTTCACTGACGTGCCCGTCTGCATGGTCACCGACTGTGCCGGCACATCCATGAATTCCTGCGGGCTGTGCAACTATCACTGGCGTGCCTGGAGGGCAGACTGCCGTTCCAGTACCGCTCCCATGTCTGTCGCCCAGTGGGCGCCCGGGCAGCCGCTGTATCTGCTGGCGCACCAGTTCCACCTCGCCCCATTGCCCCAGCTGCTGCGCTGGGAAGCGCTGTACGCCGTGCAGCAGATGGACCAGTGGGTGCGTGCCCTGGAGCCTCACTGGATCCGCGGCGTGATCAGTCACCTCACCACGGCCGACACCCTTCTGGACGCCACCAACGCGGCCCGGCTCACCAAGCCGCATCAGTCTGCCATCCGCACATTGGAGAACCTGCAGTCCGCCGCCCGCGCCGGATACAGCGAGTTCTCCGGGATCACCCTCATCGACCAGGACGTTATCGATCTGCGTGTCCTCGGGCTGCGCCACAGCGCCTCCGGCAAGCGCCGGCATCTGCCCGGCCGCGTCGATCTCCGCACCGTCCGCCAGTCCTGGCTGCGCCAGGCGCTGCGTCATTGGGTGACCACCGCCCGACCCACCACGGAAGACTTCAAGCGCACGTTCCACGCGACGACCATCGCCTCCACGGCTCTCGCCCAGCGTGCCGACGCCGGCGACGATCCCGCCGCCCTCACGTTCGCCGATGCCACCTTGGCCGTCGACGCTTTCCGTGCCGCACGCAAACGAGACGGCACCCCCTACTCCTCCTCCTTCCGACGCAGCCTGCTGGGGATGTTCTTCCAGCTCATCGCCTACGGCCGTCGCTGCGGCACCCTCGATGACCTGGCCGGCACCTTCACCCGCGTGCCCGTCGAGCACGTCATCTCCGTGGAAGAACCCAATGAGGACTTCATCGGCAAGGCCATCCCCGAGTCCGTCATCCGGCAACTGGACGCCCACCTCGACACCCTGGGCACCGGAAACACCTACGGCTGCCGCGACATCGCCCCAGACGCCCGGCAGCTGCTGTACCGCACGATGTACACCGTCCTGCGCGACACCGGGCGCCGCCCGCTCGAGATCGTCTCCCTGGCCCGTGACTGCCTGGAAACCCACAATGGCCAGCCCACCCTGATCTGGGACAACCACAAGAGGAAACGCCACCGCCGGCGTCTGCCGATCACAACCTCCACTGCCGACGCCATCCGAACCTGGCAGGCCTGCCGTGACCAGCTGCACCTCCCCGCCAAAGGAGACCGATACCTCTTTCCATCCCTCACCCCCCTGAGCGACGCCCCCCACATCTCCAGCAACTACCTCAGCGACGCCCTCAGGCTCTGGGCAGACGCCCTGCCCCCGCTTCACGCCGAGGGCACCGACTCAAGAGGACAACGCCTGCTCTTCGACCGGTCTCTGATCTACCCATACGCCTTCCGCCACTCCTACGCACAGCGCCACGCAGACGCCGGCACCCCCGTCGATGTGCTGCGCGAGCTGATGGACCACAAATCCATCGCCATGACGCAGCGCTAGTACACCGTCTCCCTCAAGCGGAAAAGCGAAGCCGTGGCCAAACTCAGCGCACATGTCCTCGACCAACACGGCCATCCCAGCCCCAGCTCGAGCACTGCCTACGAGATGCGCTCCGTCGCCGTTCCCTACGGCGGCTGCACCGAGCCGTCAAACGTCAAAGCCGGAGGCCAGGCCTGCCCCATCCGCTTCCAGTGCGCCGGCTGCGGCTTCTACCGCCCCGACCCCTCCTACCTGCCCGCCATCGAACAGCACATCAACGAACTACGAGCAGACCGCGAAACCGCACTCACCATTGGCGCAGCCGAGTTCATCACCACCGCCCTGACCGCACAGATCACCGCCTACCAGCGAGTCATCGACCGCATGCACAAACACCTGGGATCCCTCCCCGCTTCCGAACGCGCACAGATCGAAGAAGCCAGCACTGTGCTGCGAAAAGCACGCGCAGGCGACAACCACACGCTCCTGCCCCTCACCACCGCCCGGCCGAAAGACCCGCGATGAACCCCCGCGGCAACCCCGCCCCCCTCGCCGAAGCCAGACGCCGTCACAGCCTCGACAAGCGAGCCCGTGTCCTCACCGTCCTCGCCACACTCGAGAAACAGGGAAAGCCGCTCACCTTCGCCGCAGTCGCCCGCGCCGCCCGAGTCTCCACCTGGCTCACCTACGCCTCCGGCGTACGCGAGCACATCGAGGCAGCCCAACTACGCCAAGCCCACAGCACCCCACCATCTGCTGCCACGGCAAGCCCGCCCTCCGCGCTCAGCCTGCGCACCGAACTCGAAATCGCCCGGCAAGAAATCAAGGGCCTTCGCGACGAGCGCGACCGGCTCCAAGCAGCCCTGCGTCACCAACTCGGCTATCAGCTCGATGCCATCCACGCCGCTGACGCAGCGACCAGAGCAGACGAACTGACCGCCCGGAATCAGGACCTCACCCGCCAGCTCCAGGAGGCCTCCGCAGAGAACGTCACATGCCGCGCCCGCATCACCGCCCTCGAAGACGACCTGACCGCCGCCCGCACCAGCCTCCGCAGGATGATCCGTGACGAAAACCTTCGGTGAGCGATCACGGCACCACCGCTGAACCAGGACGGAATCATGCCCAGCGCATGCCGATTGTGGAGAGCTGTTCCATCCGCTCCGGGGTGAGCGTGGCGGCCCTGCTGCGCTGGTTGCCGATCCATGCACCGAGCCGGTGCTCCCGTTCCTCCTGGTCCTCGCCGACGATCCGTTCGATGTGCTTTCTCGGGACCTGGAGGTGTCCTTCGCGTTCGTAGAACTGCTTGGCGGCTTGGTAGTTCATGGCCCATTTGTCGGCCTGGGTGCGGCGCGGCTTTGGCTTCTCGTCCTCGGCCGCGGGCTGGATGCCGAGGATGTGCTCGCACATCCATTGCTGCACGGTCGTCAGCTTGTCCCAGCCCAGCCGGACCGAGCGCACCCACCGCCCCAGATCCTCGCCTTGGTGCACGACCACGCCCGGCTCCATTGGGAGCTCACCGCCGGCCTCCAGGCGCAGCCGGACCGAATGGAAGGCACGCTGCCACTCCACGGGCCAGACCGGGCACCACGACGGGTCGATCTCCTCCAGCTGCTCGCGCCGCTCCTCCGACAGCGCCCCGGCTGCCGACTCCACCACAAGCCCCTCGGCACGTCGCTGCTCGATCTCGGCAGCCTTTCGGGCGGCAGCCCGCGCGTTCTTCAACCAGATGCCCACCCGGTATCCCTGGTAGGTGGCGTCCAGCGGCGCCAGGAGGTGGCCTGCTTCGGAGGCCCACCCGCGGGCGGCGGCGAGTCCTTCCTCCCACGCGACGTCGAAGTGCGACCAGACCATGCCCAGCTTCTCCAGCTGCTTGATGCGGTCTTCGTCCATGTCGCCGCGGGTGTAGAAGCGTCGGGCGTCGGCGATCCATTGCCCCAGCGGGAAGGCGGCGAGGGAGGCCGGCCACCCTTCGGCTTTAGCCTCCTCGCTCCCGCTGCCGGGGACGCGGTAGGTGAAGGGCACTTTGAGGTCGCCGTGGAGCCGTTGGTAGAGGGTGGCGGCTTCGATGCCGCGTCGCCAGTGCTGGTGTTCGGGGTTGAGGACGCGGAGGTTGATGAAGGCTGCCAGCTGTGCGGGGTCGCGCGGTGTGGAGAACTTCAGCAGCTCCCGGGCCGGCACTGACAGTCGGTCGCTTCGGTCGCTCTCGGTTCCCTCGCCTTCCTCTCCGCTGCGGCTTTGAACGCCTCTGACGCGGCTTTGTGCCTGTTGCTCGGCGAGTTGTTCGACGATGCGGGTGTCGTGCGCTCTGAGCGCTTCAAGCAGCTTCGCAAGGCCGCCGTACGCCCGGCTGGTGAGCATGTTGTCGGCTGTCTCTCCGGGCCCGAGCAGGACCGGTACGACCAGCGACGCCGTTTTGCCCTCGCCGGGCTGCATCCGCAGCGCCCGGCCGACGGCTTGTACGAGGTCGGGCATGGAGCCGCGTACGTCGGCGAAGTACACCGAGTCACAGTGGGATGTATCGATGCCTTCGCCGAGCACGCGAACGGACCCAAGAAACGTCTTCTCCACGACGGTGCCGTCAGCAGCGATTCCCTTGGAGAACTCGTCGAGGACGCGGCGCCGGTGGAGGGGCTTGTGGTCGCCGCACAGCCAGTTGGCCCAGACCATCCGCGGGTACAGCTCCGGGTCGGCGTCGTGCAGTCGCTTGGCGACGTGGGGGAGGCCGGCCGCGAACGCTTCGGCCTCCTTCACCATGTGGTGGAAGACGAGGGTGCGCCGGAAGCCCTCTTCCGCAGAGGCTTTCACCAGGGCGGTCTGGAGGGCGGCGAGCCGCGCCCCGCGTA from Streptomyces sp. ALI-76-A includes:
- a CDS encoding DEAD/DEAH box helicase, producing the protein MAVKELRPHQREAVEAVLRALELPARSTVPERGLRTQVIMATGTGKTLVATRSAEELRAGRVLVLVPSLDLLAQTEAAWREGGRTGPMIGVSSLRGQEVSFPNTTDADELVEWTRHLDKVTVFATYASLGLGTLERAHAAGLPGWSLIVVDEAHRVSGRIGRPWAVVHDNTRIPALRRLYMTATPRLWQLDEDSEQGAPGELVASMDDDPSSPFGSRAFTLTLSAAIDRGICAPYQVVCLDITDTQLQAAQLLGEDARSEQVRGARLAALQTALVKASAEEGFRRTLVFHHMVKEAEAFAAGLPHVAKRLHDADPELYPRMVWANWLCGDHKPLHRRRVLDEFSKGIAADGTVVEKTFLGSVRVLGEGIDTSHCDSVYFADVRGSMPDLVQAVGRALRMQPGEGKTASLVVPVLLGPGETADNMLTSRAYGGLAKLLEALRAHDTRIVEQLAEQQAQSRVRGVQSRSGEEGEGTESDRSDRLSVPARELLKFSTPRDPAQLAAFINLRVLNPEHQHWRRGIEAATLYQRLHGDLKVPFTYRVPGSGSEEAKAEGWPASLAAFPLGQWIADARRFYTRGDMDEDRIKQLEKLGMVWSHFDVAWEEGLAAARGWASEAGHLLAPLDATYQGYRVGIWLKNARAAARKAAEIEQRRAEGLVVESAAGALSEERREQLEEIDPSWCPVWPVEWQRAFHSVRLRLEAGGELPMEPGVVVHQGEDLGRWVRSVRLGWDKLTTVQQWMCEHILGIQPAAEDEKPKPRRTQADKWAMNYQAAKQFYEREGHLQVPRKHIERIVGEDQEEREHRLGAWIGNQRSRAATLTPERMEQLSTIGMRWA